A window of Balneola vulgaris DSM 17893 genomic DNA:
CTCTATGGCGAGAAGTTTTGCGACCATGGTGGTTACGTCCACCTGATTGTCCTTTACCTGCAGTTAAACGCTTAAGCGGTGATTTTGCAGTAACGTCATCAAATACAGGAGCAATTCTATGTCTTGTTCCTGGAGTTGTTGGTTTTAATTTCCTTGTTGCCATAACTACTCAGATGTTATACTTCTTCAAAGAAGTCTATTTCACCTTCTTTAATGGTTACAATTGCTTTCTTCCAAGTGCTAGTTCTACCAGCTTGGTACCCACTTTTGGTGAATCTACCTTTTGGCTTAGATGGCATAATCATGGTATTCACTTTAGCAACCTTTACGCCAGGATAAGCAACTTCAATTGCTCTTTTGATTTCAGGCTTAGTAGCA
This region includes:
- the rplW gene encoding 50S ribosomal protein L23; this translates as MSILIRPVITEKLTRIQEETGKIAFEVKQTATKPEIKRAIEVAYPGVKVAKVNTMIMPSKPKGRFTKSGYQAGRTSTWKKAIVTIKEGEIDFFEEV